In Brassica napus cultivar Da-Ae chromosome A3, Da-Ae, whole genome shotgun sequence, the sequence CAACTATCGGATTCGTCGCAATGAAATGGAAAgcagtgagagagagagagagagatttgacCTCTGACTTTTTTGCCGATGTCGGTGTAGAGACCTGGACCTTTCACCATTTTTGCTTTGCTTTGCTTCCTACAAAGAACAAAAGATACTtcgagagatagagagagaatcGCAGAACGAGAGTCGTGGCTGGCGTCTATAAGgaagagattgaagaaagccctaattttttttttctttgttttttttttcctgcttTCCAAGCAAAATTTTATCAGCCGTTGGATCGAGATAGACGATCTTCCTCTTCTGTATTAACTACGTGGCACTCAAGCGGCGTCGTTTACTACTGTCCTCTCTTACCCGGGTTATCTATCAATcggtttatattttgatttcggTTTATTGACTTATCAGTTGAGTTTTTTACCAATCCATTAGTCTGCGATTAAATTCCTTGTAATAATACGTTATTGGATAATCAGTAACCATTAACCAAaacagatatatgtttaatcagGCACCTTAAAATATGAATAGaaggttcaaatcaaaattcaGTCCAAGTTGTATATACTtctttaaaaattgttaaagttttttgtatacatatatggTTAATATATAGATCATAGATAAATTAGATATTGTAACAAGCAGTCTgacatttaatttataatttatactaCTTTTAGATGCATATGAGAAGTAACAagtaatatggttattgttgCCAAAATTGGTTGAACATGTGGGGAAAACAGTAGGCTTCTCTCTTTACAGAAACATATCCAAATATAGGAGAAGCAAAGAAACCTGTCCACACGTGAATTATGCTGGCTTTCCATACATAACGGGAAACTTTTCTAATTTTAGAAGTTAACTTTCTTGGTCaactttttgttatttaaagaCCAACCTTCACGTTTGTTCAACTTCGCAATACGATTCATCTaccaaacagaaaaacaaacGACCTTAAGTCATGTTTAAAGCTTAGCAGTTctccacatatatatatttaaaaaatataaaaagattacccctttaagaaaataaataattcataCAGATTGTTTTCTGTAGCAAAAAGGggtaatcaaataaaaaaaaatggagacgGCTAGGCTTTTCAAATTAGTGTGTGTGATTTGTATTGCCAGTTTGATTCCGACCTTACGAGCCAATGTTGCGGAGACCGATGATTATTGGGTAAAAATGGCCAATGAAGCTCGTAAACGTACCCTTATGGCTTATCATCCCGATCCTTATCAGATTGTCGACCACTTCCACGAGCGTCACTACGAGTAAGCCCCTTAACCTTTTTTTATCTGTATTTGTTTTCAGTCCTATTGTAATTTATAACTTTTACTTGTGACGGGAATACAAATTTGATTTGGATTAgtttagttatttgattttattcgACTTTACTAAGGTACAAATAAACTATCTCTAGAAGTTTTAGTAAGGGggttaaaattatgaaaaaaaatactttgaaaGGGAAACTATCTCTACACACCCCGGACTTGGACTTGCTACAATATTATATAAGAAAGACGTGAGATGAATTTACGATCATGTTTTGTTATAGTATTCTTTTAACAGTGATTTTGGATTTATGATGGGTTTGGTTTTTGTGCATATGTGTATGATCTTCAGCAACTCTACTGATGTTGAGGAGACGGAGGAACACGCATCCGAGGAAGAGGACGACATTGAGATGAGTTCTAGTCTGACGAACAGCACAAGACGGAGCCTAAGAGGTAGAGGTAAAGGTAAAGGTAGAGGGAAATGGAGCAAGCTAAAGGGACCTTGCACTGCAAGTAACCCTATTGATAAATGTTGGCGTTGCCAGCCCGATTGGGCCAGGCGTCGCAAGAAGCTCGTCAAATGTGTTCGTGGCTTCGGTTACAGGACCACAGGAGGCAAACGCGGTCGAATCTACGTGGTCACAAGCAACAGAGACGATGATACGGTGAACCCTAGACCCGGAACACTTCGTCACGCTGTGATTCAGAACGAACCTCTCTGGATCATTTTCAAGCACGATATGAGTATTAGGTTGAGCCAAGAGCTAATGATTAATAGTCACAAGACGATCGATGCTCGTGGCACTAACGTGCACATCGCATATGGTGCTGGGATCACGATGCAGTACGTGCGAAACATTATCATCCATGGGCTTCACGTCCATCACATCGTCCCGGGCAGTGGTGGCATGATAAGAAACTCTAATGACCACTTTGGGTTTAGAGGACAGGCCGATGGAGATGGTATCTCTATCTTTGGAGCAACAAACATTTGGCTTGACCACATTTCTATGTCTAAATGCCAAG encodes:
- the LOC106438903 gene encoding probable pectate lyase 7, with amino-acid sequence METARLFKLVCVICIASLIPTLRANVAETDDYWVKMANEARKRTLMAYHPDPYQIVDHFHERHYDNSTDVEETEEHASEEEDDIEMSSSLTNSTRRSLRGRGKGKGRGKWSKLKGPCTASNPIDKCWRCQPDWARRRKKLVKCVRGFGYRTTGGKRGRIYVVTSNRDDDTVNPRPGTLRHAVIQNEPLWIIFKHDMSIRLSQELMINSHKTIDARGTNVHIAYGAGITMQYVRNIIIHGLHVHHIVPGSGGMIRNSNDHFGFRGQADGDGISIFGATNIWLDHISMSKCQDGLIDAIMGSTGITISNSHFTHHNDVMLLGAQNDNHADKKMQVTVAFNHFGKGLVQRMPRIRWGFVHVVNNDYTHWELYAIGGSQSPTILSHGNRFIAPPHIQHYREVTKRDYAPESEWKNWNWRSDKDIFMNNAYFRQSGNPKFMCSHSRQQMIKPKHGSAVSKLTKYAGALDCRVGKPC